The Candidatus Hydrothermales bacterium genome includes the window TTCTAAGTGGTTATAAAATGAGATTTCAAAAAGCAATTTCAGACCATTTGATCATAAAACCAGAAGAAAGGGCAGCAGAAAGGGCAGTACTATGTGCTATTGAGTTACTTGAAAAATCAGAAGAATTCATAAGAAAACATTACCCTGAATACAGGGGATTTTTTCCCGATATTTTAGGAAAAGACACTCCTTTAAAAAATCTTTTTAGACTTGGCATTGGTATATTTTCTGGCAAGTTAGAAAAAGATATCTTTCTTTCTTTTAACTCCTTTGGAGATTTCGACATTCAAGGACCTATTACTAATTTAGCTTATATACTCTCTACGGTCAAACTGTCCGACTCCTCTACCATTCTACTTGATATATCTACTCTGTCCAACCTCCTATTAAATTCAAATTATATTGAAATTGAAGAGGATTTAGAAGAAAGAAATTTAAGGAATTTACTTTTAAACAATAAAACTTTTAAAATAAAAAATAAAAATTTTGCAATTTCATACATCGGGTACTTAGATCTTGAGGAAACAAATAAAGATAACATGTTAAAATTTGAACCTCTAAAGAATATAGAAATTGTAGATGACTTTTTCCTTATTAATCAAAAGAGAGTGATACCTATTTATGGTGGAAAACGATAGAATTAAAATTCTAATTTCTAATTTTCCATATATTCTTAATTACTTATGGGACAGAAATAAAACAAAGTTAGTACTTAAGGAATTGATATCCTCAAACAAAACACCACTTTTTATCTATAAAAAAATCAAAAATAAATACGTATTAATTGAATCGCATAATATTGAAAAAAACTTATTACCTGAAGAAATAAATTATAAGGATATTCCCTTTAAAGAATTTTATTACTTTTCTTCTTTAGTTTTAGATGAATTAGAAAACGCAATTATCTTTCCCTTTTTTAGCTTCGACAAAGCGATAGGATTTGTTGGAACACTAAATAGACCCTTAAGTGAAGATGAAATTTTATATTTTTATGTAATTTCCCTTTTGATTGAATTAATAGAGTTACAGGTAAAAGTAGAGGAACTTGTTACAAAAGATGATTTGACTGAACTATCAAATTCAAAGTACTTTCTTGTTTCACTTAGAAAAACTTTAAGCGATAAAAATAATCATCCAGTAACAGTAATTATTATGGACCTTGATAATTTCAAGGATATAAATGATATTCATGGTCACTTTGTTGGCGGTAAAGTTTTACAAAAAGTAGGAGAATTCTTAAGGAACTTTTTTCTATTAACTGATTATTCTTACGCAGTAATTTCAAGGTACGGTGGAGATGAATTCGCCTTTTTATTTCCAAAAACCTCCTTAGAAGAGGGCGTGATAATTGCAAATACAATAAGAAAAGAATTAGAGGAACATATTATAAAAATAAGAGATAACCTTAATTTTAAAATAAAGGCAAGTTTTGGAGTATCAAGTTTTCCAAAATCAACAGATAAACCCGAAAAATTACTCGTTTTAGCTGATAAAGCTCTTTTTGAAGCAAAAAAGATGGGGAAAAATAACGTATACTCAATACCACCAGTTGAAAAAATTTAACTTTAAGAATTATATTATATTGGTTCAACCCCTTACTAAAAAGCATTGGGGCTAATGACTAAGCATGTATTAATACAAAGAATACATAAAGAAACGGGGATCCCGAGAAAAGATGTAAAAATAGTTGTAGAAAAATTTATCGAGATAATAAAAGACTCTATTGAATCAAAAGAAAAAGTCTCATTAAAAGGTTTTGGAATATTCAAAGTTAAATGGAGAAAAAATAGAACAGGAAGAAATTTTTCGACAAAAGAGAAAATATCAATTCCTGCACAGTGGAAAGTTGTCTTTGAACCATCACCAAAAATTAAAATAAAAAATTAAAGGTTCAAATCCTTTAAAATGTTTAATAAAAAATTATGCCCTGCGGAAGAAAAAGAAAACTAAAAAAGATAAAAAGACATAAACTAAAAAAAAGAAGAAAAAAGATGAGACATAAAAAGAAAAAGTGAAAAAATTTGTTGTCATTTCAGATACTCACATTCCTAAAAGAGCAAAAGAACTGCCTCCTAAGGTACTTAAAGAAATAGAAAGGTCAGATGGAATAATCCACGCAGGCGACTTTGTCTCCTACGATTTTTATCTTTTTTTAGAGAAAAATTTTCTTATTCACGCTGTCCACGGAAACATGGACGAACCCATGCTTTTTAGTTTTCTACCTGAAACAAAGATCTTCGAAATCGAGAATCTAAAAATAGGACTATTCCACGGAATTGGGGCTCCAGTTGGAATCGAAGAGCGAGTTCTAAAAAAGTTTAAAAATGAAAATCTAGATCTAATTATTTTTGGACACTCTCACAGAGTATTTAATAAAAAAATAGGAAACACCCACCTTTTTAACCCTGGATCTGCTTGTGATAAGTTTTTTTCAACAGTAAATACATTTGGCTTAATAAAAGTAAACGGAAAAAATTTCGAAATCGAGGTAATAAAAGTATAAAATATCCCGAAATATCCCGGTGTTTTTCTACGACTTTGCTGTAGTAGGGATACCTTTGTCTTTAACTTATAAAAGTGAAAAGAACATTAAAAAAGGGGCTCTCTACTATTTAAAAGTAAAAAACAAGAAACGGATAGGTATATGTATTGATGAAAAAGAGAGTGTATTTTTACCTGAGGAAAAAATTTTAGAAATAGGAGAAAATGACTATGTAGGTTTAGATTTTCCATCAGAAACTCTTGAACTTATAAGGTGGTTTAAAGAGTATTATAAAACTTCTTACGATAAGGCTTTACAATTTTTTATACCCGCCTCTTTAAGTTTAATCGAAAAAGAATATTATGTTTATTTGAAGGACCCAAAGTCTATTTCAAGTAAAGAAAGTACTATACTCAAATATATAAAAGAAAAAAAAAGAGTATCAAGAAAAAAAATTATAAAAGAGTTTTCAAAAAGTGCAATTAATTTTATTATAAGTCTTGAAAAAAAGGGAGCAATAAAAAGAGTTTTTTCATTAGAGAAAAAAAGAGAAAAAAACTTCGAGTTTAAACTAACTAAAATAGAAATCCCTAAAAAACCCACCGAAATACAAAAAAATATAATAGAGGAAATAATAAATGAGAAAAATAAAAATTTCTTTTTGATACATGGAGTAACAGGTAGTGGTAAGACTTATATCTACAGGGAGATTGTAAAAAAATTTCTCAGTGAGGGCAAAAAGGCTCTTGTACTTGTTCCAGAGATTTCCCTCTTTCCTCAAATAGCTCCATATTTTATTTTTGATAAGTACAAACTTTTCCTATACTCTTTTTTATTAAAAGCAGAGGAAAAATGGAACGTTCTTTTAAATACTCTCAGTGAAGAACCATGTGTTGTCCTTGGAGCAAGATCATCTGTCTTTTTACCTTTCAAGAACTTGGGTGTAGTGATTGTAGATGAAGAACAAGAGGAAAGCTATAAAGAAAAAGAAAGGGAACCCTTTTATCATATAAGAGATGTACTTTTAAAAAGAGCTGAAATAGAAAAAGTTCCTCTTGTCTTTGGAACTGCCACACCATCACTTGAAACTTACTATAATTCAAAAAAAGAAGGAAAATACTTTTTTATTCCGAATAGAATCCTTGGATACAAAAATCCTGAAGTTGAATTAGTTTCTTTAAGAGAAGAACCAGTTAGGTTTTATTTAAGTGGAAAATTACTGGAAAACATAGAGGATGTTTTAAAAAGAAATAAAAAAGTAATTCTTTTTCTAAATAAAAGGGGATTTGCGCACTTTATCCAATGCAAAAACTGTGGATATGTTCCAATGTGTATAAACTGTTCGATATCTTTGACACTTTATAAAAATAAAAATTTGCTTTTATGTCATTACTGTGGTTGGAAAGAGGAAGTCCCTTTAAAATGCCCATCCTGTAAATCCACTAATTTTAAAACTTCTTCTTATGGAACTGAAAAAGTTGAGCTTGAACTTAAAAAACTTTTTCCCGATAGAAAAATAAAAAGAATGGATAGAGAGTCTATATCTGGAAGAAAAAAAGTTTTTGAAGTTTTTGAAAGTTTTATTAAAGGTGAAATTGATATATTAATAGGAACTAAAATGATAATAAAGGGTTTAGATAATCCTCAAGTTGGTCTTGCATCAGTTCTTTATGCTGATCAAGAGATAAATTTTCCTGATTTTAGATCAAAAGAGAAAACCTTTCACAAGTTAACTCAACTTATAGGAAGAGTAAGAAAAGAGGGTAAAACCATTATCCAAACCTATTTTCCAGAAGATAAAATTTATGAAAAAATTTTAAATTTTGATATAAAAGGCTTTTACGAGGAAGAACTTAAAGAAAGAGAAAAACTTAATTATCCACCTTTTTCAAAGTTAGTTATTATCGAATCAAACACTAAAATAAACGAAGATGGTGAAGAGATTTTAAATTTTATAAAGAAAAGATTAAAAGAAAGT containing:
- a CDS encoding metallophosphoesterase, which codes for MKKFVVISDTHIPKRAKELPPKVLKEIERSDGIIHAGDFVSYDFYLFLEKNFLIHAVHGNMDEPMLFSFLPETKIFEIENLKIGLFHGIGAPVGIEERVLKKFKNENLDLIIFGHSHRVFNKKIGNTHLFNPGSACDKFFSTVNTFGLIKVNGKNFEIEVIKV
- a CDS encoding GGDEF domain-containing protein; this translates as MVENDRIKILISNFPYILNYLWDRNKTKLVLKELISSNKTPLFIYKKIKNKYVLIESHNIEKNLLPEEINYKDIPFKEFYYFSSLVLDELENAIIFPFFSFDKAIGFVGTLNRPLSEDEILYFYVISLLIELIELQVKVEELVTKDDLTELSNSKYFLVSLRKTLSDKNNHPVTVIIMDLDNFKDINDIHGHFVGGKVLQKVGEFLRNFFLLTDYSYAVISRYGGDEFAFLFPKTSLEEGVIIANTIRKELEEHIIKIRDNLNFKIKASFGVSSFPKSTDKPEKLLVLADKALFEAKKMGKNNVYSIPPVEKI
- the priA gene encoding primosomal protein N', coding for MFFYDFAVVGIPLSLTYKSEKNIKKGALYYLKVKNKKRIGICIDEKESVFLPEEKILEIGENDYVGLDFPSETLELIRWFKEYYKTSYDKALQFFIPASLSLIEKEYYVYLKDPKSISSKESTILKYIKEKKRVSRKKIIKEFSKSAINFIISLEKKGAIKRVFSLEKKREKNFEFKLTKIEIPKKPTEIQKNIIEEIINEKNKNFFLIHGVTGSGKTYIYREIVKKFLSEGKKALVLVPEISLFPQIAPYFIFDKYKLFLYSFLLKAEEKWNVLLNTLSEEPCVVLGARSSVFLPFKNLGVVIVDEEQEESYKEKEREPFYHIRDVLLKRAEIEKVPLVFGTATPSLETYYNSKKEGKYFFIPNRILGYKNPEVELVSLREEPVRFYLSGKLLENIEDVLKRNKKVILFLNKRGFAHFIQCKNCGYVPMCINCSISLTLYKNKNLLLCHYCGWKEEVPLKCPSCKSTNFKTSSYGTEKVELELKKLFPDRKIKRMDRESISGRKKVFEVFESFIKGEIDILIGTKMIIKGLDNPQVGLASVLYADQEINFPDFRSKEKTFHKLTQLIGRVRKEGKTIIQTYFPEDKIYEKILNFDIKGFYEEELKEREKLNYPPFSKLVIIESNTKINEDGEEILNFIKKRLKESNLKIEVLGPVPPPIVKLKGLYRNRLLIKVKEEKDLKRILNQIPENLKIKIDLNPYDFL
- a CDS encoding HU family DNA-binding protein: MTKHVLIQRIHKETGIPRKDVKIVVEKFIEIIKDSIESKEKVSLKGFGIFKVKWRKNRTGRNFSTKEKISIPAQWKVVFEPSPKIKIKN